Sequence from the Mesorhizobium sp. PAMC28654 genome:
TAGACGATCACGTCGCGTATGACACGCGTCATTATCTCCATCATCTGATCTGGAGAAATGCCAATGATAGTGTCGCGTCCCGACTGAATGCCCAGTCCGCCTTTAGTCTCCTGAGATTGTTCGGTCATCTGTTGATTTTGGTATCTCTGCCGGACTGAATAACCGTGCCGTCACCCTTGGTCACCTGCTTCTGAACGTGGCGTTTCTTGCGCGACTGTACAGCAAACCAACCCCCAACCCCGACCACTAACACCACTACGATGCCAGCAATGGCTATCCAATTGTCTGTAGTCATCTTGCTCCCCAAAACCTGTAAGAGCCTGGGAAATAGCACATCTCAATTGATAAAGCACAGGCTCAGATACCGGATTGCTGCAACGGGTGCCTTACGCGAGGGCTCCAATTTACGTGACAGCGGACGGACTTCCCCCCGTGCCACCCCAGGCAGTCCAAACGGCACGCCCTCTATCTGGCGGGGCATCCCATCAAAGCAATGTTACAGTCACAACCTTCGTTGACATTTGTAAAATCCCACCTAGACTCCCCTTGAAGCCATCGGACAGGGGCAAGGCAATGAAGCAGTACGTGGTCTATACGCGGGTCAGCACGGAGGAGCAGGGCCGCAGCGGGCTAGGCCTGGAGGCACAAGAGCGCGACATAGGCATTTACCTGGAGACCTTCTCGGAAGTCCCGTGGGAGGTCATAGGGCGCTTTCAGGACGTGCTCTCCGGGGGTAGCGACGACCGGCCACAACTGGCGGAGGCGATCAGGATGGTGAGGGCCACGGGGGCGGAGCTTCTGGTCGCCAAGCTGGACCGCTTAAGCCGAGACGTGGCCTTCATCGCCACCCTCATCAAAGACAAGAAGGTCCGCCTCAGGGTGGCCCAGATGCCGAACGCTGACCCCTTCCAGCTCCACCTCTATGCCGCCCTGGCGGAGCAGGAGCGCAAGTTCATCTCGGAGCGCACTAAGGCGGCCCTGAAGGCAGCAAAGGACCGGGGCGTCCGACTTGGCGGCCTCCGGGACAAGACCAAGAAGCGCAACGAGGCGGTACAGCGAAAGGCGAAGGCCGAAGCGGAAAAGGCGATGCGGATTATCGGCCCCTTGCGGAGCGCCGGCCAGACCCTCGCCGCCATTGCCGACACGATGAACGACATGGGGGCGAAGACCTCACGGGGCGGCCGGTGGTCGGCAACTCAGGTAATGAGGGTGCTAGAGAGGGCCGCACGATAGAGTCCCGGAGCGATCCTTGCTGACAACGGTTCATATTGTCGGGGAGCGCGTCGCTAGCGACTCAGCTAGAAGAAGACAAGCGGCTCGCAACAAGCAGCTATGATATGTCGGTACCCCCTCCCGAGACGTCCGAGCGTCCCTGGCTATACTTTCCAGACCGCAAGGAGCTAGGAACTGGGGCGCTGCAGACGTTCGTCAAAGACTGTTCGGACATCTTCAATATGTTCATGTTTTCTGTGACGCTTGCGCACGGGGTGGACGAGAACCGGGTGCGGGCCGCAAAAGCCCTCTTGAAGGCAATGGACCCCGCTTCAGAGGACTATCTGAAGTATCAGAAGACTTTGGACAATCCTGATGCGATGGCAAAGCGCCTAGCCCAATACGCAACCCTTAACGCGCGAAACCTAGTCACCGGCACCGCCGACTCATTCCTTTGGTATCTGTCCAAAATCATTCAAATGGCGATCAAGAAGCGTCCCGAGTTGTTGAAGTCCTCAGAGTCGATAAAGATCGACGATCTGATGCATTTCCGGCGTCGGACAGAGTTGGTTGAATATCTCATCGACAAGAAGGTCAATGAGCTTTCCTACGGCGGGATGAAAAAGATGGAGCAATACTTCCAAGATCGCCTCGGGATATCAGCTTTCGGCGATGCTTCTACCAGAGACATGCTGGTTCTGTTTATGGAAGTCAGAAACATCTACGTCCACAATCGAGGCTATGTGAACTCAGTATTCCTTGAAAGAGTAGACAATGCCCAAGGCCTCAAGCCAGTTCTAGGCGAACGACTGCACATAGATTTCGACTGGTATGCGAGGTTTCAAGGCGCTGCCGTTGGGAGTGCCGTCTCGATTGACCGCGCTGTGGCGGGCAAGTTCGGGCTAAAGCGGAAGCGGTTGCGAAATTGGGATCGGCCCGGAGTACGTCTGGAGCGCGTCTCGGACCCATTACCGGCAGACCAGGAAACTGGCAGCGCCGACTAATTTGGGACACAATACTGGGACACAGCGCTTTTATGGCCAGTCGCTAAGGCGTTGATTTTCTTATAAAAACACGGCGTCTGGGACATTGGCGGAGAGGGAGGGATTCGAACCCCCGATGGGCTTGCACCCATGCCGCATTTCGAGTGCGGTGCATTCGACCACTCTGCCACCTCTCCGCGGTCATGGTCGGCCGTTGCCGGCGCGGCGCACTAGATAACGGCTGTACGGACAGGTTACAAGGCCAAATCCGACGCTTTCTCAGC
This genomic interval carries:
- a CDS encoding LPXTG cell wall anchor domain-containing protein, giving the protein MTTDNWIAIAGIVVVLVVGVGGWFAVQSRKKRHVQKQVTKGDGTVIQSGRDTKINR
- a CDS encoding recombinase family protein, which produces MKQYVVYTRVSTEEQGRSGLGLEAQERDIGIYLETFSEVPWEVIGRFQDVLSGGSDDRPQLAEAIRMVRATGAELLVAKLDRLSRDVAFIATLIKDKKVRLRVAQMPNADPFQLHLYAALAEQERKFISERTKAALKAAKDRGVRLGGLRDKTKKRNEAVQRKAKAEAEKAMRIIGPLRSAGQTLAAIADTMNDMGAKTSRGGRWSATQVMRVLERAAR